One Hippoglossus stenolepis isolate QCI-W04-F060 chromosome 22, HSTE1.2, whole genome shotgun sequence DNA segment encodes these proteins:
- the golgb1 gene encoding golgin subfamily B member 1 yields the protein MFSRLANVLQELSGEEGPDGDSQGTLVPQLPGGEGQASMESEVPEEAIERLAHLEQLVVQLKELIRDKDTHLVQKDTELANKDVQLKNEKEEADTRFTKLKLQAKAKMASLNKQIHDLKGSGGGTLSPDNSFTGAAVEEELQELKNKLSRAEANSRELGQQLQATEQLLHEKESAHTEQLQKMQAVVCEKDVRFQEQIQKQEEELMRVTLQSQNDGELQQALQAAQRRCEELEEALKSRSQVLEVLQEEVNSADQQKQILTSQFRQMEQELAEAVKLREEERQQWAEQASRADVELAALRSSLEALEIERMDVTRQQSELLSLREAECVRQEALEKENMEVARLERELALMKEAELAAVQASHDASERDRAEITRLESELASMRETAVHVSEETEEREKSEIEKLERELASLKEEQEDAQKKGEILVEVWRHLRALAPDDAQTSEENAVPADLPLLLDTVQSINNQLTRLKDKESDSEEQRAELTHTMETLQEQLNRKTTEQEEATAMMQQLEQQIITFSERGEVTEPSAQDSSEAEKAQILELKQQLLEKDNELVALRESLRLAEDHSSSQVTSSEIYHQTPEQDQDASSAACGSSAAPPDLMDTQDEETTLVAEDTSILSMSADTESSPELIGHQSESPEESKGTSSDEMVASSDSEVAHSSWTLLEAMNQDGGQEWPSLMQDFGQMQLQSWEATSMEQETSTVQVESSSLIIRETVQVNVTQQSSSSSDANVASGQVFAQALAEELQRRYSELQAELQRLREAAAESQEKIKNLEEEAQSLIAAKEEAESQVNNFAEELKTTRLELDEISLQSSSMVDKHSVEMQLLEEQMDILNVESKAKEEKIQSLQSELQTTHSALSEQDSQVRMLSAQLEYTELLSSELEKRQHDMENSVLECSQTSDLNNESLSMKDSEISDLQLRLSQKEQEMTELNDSMSTKLLQVEEEKFQIDSEVSKMKEQIVELEKVRDEKQQVSREDSTTHVDDELGSLRRQKGEMETQLTNTKKKLQAALVQRKELMRKVADFEKAAKTRKEQEELAKGENPANDPEVEKTREHDIKEMETKLQELEEALRSKEETVESLKQKISQQDQVVAETLTLNRTLSKEAENTQQASDISSETTKLQSQVAFLKAECETLQKKVHEAQESRKETIRKAKEKDRHHREQLKQQKEEYNELMERFEAQSGDRETLMTELRDLEERVCTERENLPQQATKQRAENMEKQAGGDWVQEDWVDFAATEPESLQPQTGDPAQPPAEPSDVHSAQMDKSLKALRDEIRSVRIANTELEKQLQETQASLSLKEAELQDLGDELQALREKEKQIDALSEEIGDLREKYCQAESHAETLKAEMEAATNAASADSTASIANLQAELEDFKQFIDNKNHEIMDLSQQLSEQNALIHSMQDTVSQKDQLIDSLQTELKVEQEKTQRLEVEVPLKQEEEKDSEAKIQQIQRKLQAALISRKETLKDNKTKKEQLASTEKLMAELQQKLESAEDELEKLRAERLKLIDEVDRMLLENQSLGSSCESLKLAMEGIVNEKDACKREVELAQEEAARVSREWKEKVQGMKDEYETLLKSYENVSDEAERVRRVLEAARQERQELAARVRTNEVKRQEAERQAEESQKEVDSVKDKMRKFAKTKQHKILELEEENEKLREMQEKPVRKRVDHSLKAEVERLEEEMEALKVELEATAAEKHSLGQQVEELRERVGQIREKEESEIQVAPLSSAAVVEEVVTAQKSDTIMTKAEPDETQYEEKERLEETPDEQIVAASAPETHLQPTEEKEKEEKTESVQALLEAKMKEMEAAVNTERSLWQEREAELKAELASLERQLQESQEELSLAASLEKNLQESKDREKSLIDEGSKREIQFKELLRSLETDKDNLEERLMNQLAQLNGSIAGYQQETADNREHLTELQRDMERLERERAELEAEAQSERDRASRLEEDMRQAQRERDEAEAESGKQRELEQQLRSAQRVREGSQSRARQLEELLREKQREVRQLQNDSIQYQERISELDREAKALQHSHDELKNKLEQSQLETSTTRESLKKIEEELVSCTSQLDDVQKQLSEALAEKTTLEQSAQQKEASLKAEAEQTLDSVRLRLGAELKDIELRLEEAYRDQEKQEEATQEARGMAEGAERRAQEMQARLDESLARLAAFSRCMSSLQDDRDRVLDEVRQWETRFNGVLQGKEAEVREAETQAKNLAEQLQKETGLKEELQLSVDRLQKADKDWQLRLEEEEKKVAESQAVIEEDKSRLQQTTAELTSAQNEVRALTEELEGLRHRVQALDEAVGRLQGEVDKARTELREREAEERRLCLNVEQLETDLRSSKALTESLQTELHEKERREVEMLGEKEQAVAQAAEEARKEADTRAHEAEKELEQRREEVRDLEEKLRKVEEESNNRKTRLDSFMKAMGSLQDDRDRVLNMYKQLEEKHLQVMLEKDVLIQEAAGENNSLKEELRSLLVQRDDLYAEKGKLSAQLHGYREELNQVLSMKDSQHKQLLAAQRERITSLEREREEFESQLKSVSSAREAEVDAVRVERQTLSQSADSGTVSQVRDAPGAEVEKLREQLQAARVQVEALEESRSKERQEQNSNSKELAELRWEGGVMRTESENAQERVAELARDLLTIEQKLFEEKEATTLLRAENQSFAKAMASLQDSRDQALNKAQELNLKLEEVSQAGGPAVPSSPGGSTGEVWGLKNALQALQNDRERLLEQLQAQTSEMKKQKSELARLGAGELIKISQELFEEKTKNEDTLGVLTQLENMVETGKQEIETLRLERIDWMAQAEQLKHQTLATLSERDHQLRQLTAMLEEARTHRPKLQQEHYQREGSEKADSPPGAPQERSSQLDIHTYMAEVKELQRRLDEETQQRMAAEEQLMVTQDGLKRHSSAQWHSTLEGDHSETAVFIEPPEGAVKRSRRGGPGWMRMLRVAFCARQRTPLLISLYLLTVHVLLLMCVGGYL from the exons ATGTTCAGCCGCCTGGCCAATGTCCTCCAGGAGCTCTCTGGAGAGGAGGGCCCAGATGGAGACTCACAG GGTACGTTGGTGCCTCAGCTCCCCGGCGGTGAGGGCCAGGCTTCGATGGAGTCTGAGGTACCTGAGGAGGCCATTGAGAGGCTGGCTCACCTGGAGCAGCTGGTGGTGCAGCTGAAGGAGCTCATCCGAGACAAAGACACTCATCTTGTCCAGAAGGACACGGAGTTGGCCAACAAAGATGTTCAGCTCAAG AATGAAAAGGAAGAGGCCGACACTCGATTCACCAAACTCAAACTGCAGGCCAAAGCTAAGATGGCCTCCCTCAACAAACAGATTCATGATTTAAAAGGATCTGGAGGAGGCACA CTGAGCCCAGACAACTCTTTCACCGGAGCTGCAGTCGAGGAGGAGCTCCAAGAACTGAAGAACAAGCTGAGCAGGGCCGAGGCCAACAGCAGGGAGCTCGGGCAACAACTGCAGGCCACCGAGCAGCTTCTGCACGAGAAGGAATCTGCCCACACTGAACAG ttgcaGAAGATGCAGGCGGTGGTGTGTGAGAAGGATGTGCGATTCCAGGAACAGATTCAGAAGCAGGAAGAAGAGCTGATGAGGGTCACACTGCAGTCTCAGAATGACGGAGAGCTTCAGCAG gcTCTGCAGGCAGCCCAGAGGCGCTGTGAAGAGCTCGAGGAGGCTTTAAAATCTCGCTCCCAAGTGCTGGaagtgctgcaggaggaggtgaacagTGCAGATCAGCAAAAACAG atcTTGACTTCTCAGTTTCGGCAGATGGAGCAAGAGCTGGCAGAGGCCGTgaagctgagggaggaggagaggcagcagtGGGCCGAACAGGCCAGCAGGGCCGATGTAGAACTCGCAGCCCTTCGATCCAGCCTGGAGGCTCTGGAAATAGAGAGAATGGACGTGACCAGGCAGCAGAGCGAGCTGCTCTCCCTGCGAGAGGCTGAATGTGTTCGTCAGGAGGCTCTGGAGAAGGAGAATATGGAAGTTGCCAGACTGGAGAGAGAACTGGCTCTGATGAAAGAGGCTGAGCTTGCAGCCGTCCAAGCGAGCCATGATGCTTCAGAGAGAGACCGGGCAGAAATAACTCGCCTTGAAAGTGAACTTGCATCAATGAGAGAGACGGCTGTTCATGTCAGCGAGGAAACcgaagagagggagaagtcagaaatagaaaaattaGAAAGAGAGCTGGCTTCTCttaaagaggagcaggaagatgcTCAGAAGAAGGGTGAGATCTTGGTTGAAGTTTGGAGACATTTACGAGCTCTGGCTCCAGATGACGCTCAAACCTCAGAGGAAAACGCCGTCCCTGCCGaccttcctcttctcctggACACTGTGCAGTCGATTAACAACCAACTGACGAGgttgaaagacaaagagagtgaTAGTGAGGAACAGCGTGCAGAGCTCACCCACACCATGGAAACCCTTCAGG AACAACTcaacagaaaaaccacagaACAGGAGGAGGCCACGGCCAtgatgcagcagctggagcagcaaaTTATTACA TTCTCTGAAAGAGGTGAAGTGACTGAACCGTCGGCACAGGATTCATCTGAAGCTGAAAAGG CACAAATACTGGAACTGAAGCAGCAGCTATTAGAAAAAGACAATGAGCTGGTTGCCCTGCGAGAATCGCTCAGACTGGCTGAAGACCACAGCTCCAGTCAGGTTACATCAAGTGAGATATACCATCAGACTCCAGAGCAGGATCAGGATGCCAGTTCAGCCGCCTgtggcagctctgcagctcctcctgacCTAATGGATACACAAGATGAAGAAACCACCTTAGTTGCTGAGGACACCTCCATCCTCTCCATGTCTGCTGATACTGAGAGCAGCCCAGAGCTTATCGGACACCAGTCTGAGTCCCCAGAAGAATCCAAAGGGACTTCCTCTGACGAGATGGTCGCCAGTAGTGATTCAGAGGTGGCCCACAGCAGCTGGACACTCCTGGAAGCTATGAATCAAGATGGAGGCCAGGAGTGGCCCTCCCTCATGCAGGACTTCGGCCAAATGCAGCTGCAGTCATGGGAGGCGACGAGCATGGAGCAGGAAACCTCCACGGTTCAAGTCGAATCCTCTTCTCTCATCATCCGAGAGACGGTGCAGGTTAATGTAACTCAGCAGagttcttcctcctcagatGCTAATGTGGCCTCTGGCCAGGTGTTTGCTCAGGCCTTAGCCGAGGAGCTCCAGAGGAGGTACAGTGAACttcaggctgagctgcagcggctCAGAGAGGCAGCTGCAGAGTCACAGGAGAAAATTAAGAATCTGGAAGAAGAAGCACAGTCTCTTATTGCCGCAAAGGAAGAGGCAGAGTCTCAGGTCAATAACTTTGCAGAGGAGCTTAAGACAACCAGACTGGAGCTGGATGAAATTTCCCTGCAAAGTAGCTCAATGGTGGATAAGCACAGCGTTGAAATGCAGCTTCTAGAGGAACAGATGGACATTTTGAATGTTGAAAGTAAAGCCAAggaggagaagatccagagcCTGCAGAGCGAGTTGCAAACAACCCACAGTGCTCTGTCGGAGCAGGACAGTCAGGTGAGGATGCTGAGCGCTCAGCTGGAATACACCGAACTGCTCTCCTCTGAGCTAGAAAAGAGGCAGCACGATATGGAGAACAGCGTGTTGGAATGTTCCCAGACATCAGACCTCAACAACGAGTCTTTGTCAATGAAGGACTCGGAGATCAGTGACCTGCAGCTTCGTCTCAGtcagaaagagcaggagatgaCGGAGCTCAATGACAGTATGTCCACTAAACTGCTTCAAGTAGAAGAAGAGAAGTTCCAGATCGACAGTGAAGTCAGTAAAATGAAAGAGCAGATCGTGGAACTTGAGAAAGTGAGAGATGAGAAACAGCAAGTGAGTCGTGAAGACTCGACCACTCATGTTGATGATGAGCTTGGTAGTTTGCGAAGGCAGAAAGGAGAGATGGAAACccaactaacaaacacaaagaagaagctgcaggcTGCACTTGTGCAACGTAAAGAGCTCATGAGGAAGGTCGCTGACTTTGAGAAGGCAGCAAAAACAAGGAAAGAGCAAGAGGAGTTAGCGAAGGGAGAGAATCCTGCAAATGATCCAGAAGtagaaaaaacaagagaacatgATATTAAAGAAATGGAGACTAAACTCCAGGAGCTCGAGGAAGCTTTAAGATCTAAAGAGGAGACAGTTGAAAGTCTCAAGCAGAAAATTAGCCAACAAGATCAAGTCGTTGCTGAGACGCTCACCCTGAACAGAACACTAAGCAAAGAAGCTGAAAACACTCAGCAGGCATCAGACATTTCTTCTGAAACGACTAAGTTACAATCCCAAGTGGCCTTTTTGAAAGCAGAGTGTGAAACGCTTCAAAAGAAGGTTCACGAGGCTCAGGAATCTCGCAAAGAAACCATCCGCAAAGCGAAAGAGAAAGACCGACACCACCGCGAACAactgaagcagcagaaagaagaatacaACGAGCTGATGGAACGTTTTGAGGCACAGAGCGGAGACAGAGAAACCCTTATGACTGAACTGAGAGATTTGGAAGAAAGAGTgtgcacggagagagagaaccTGCCTCAGCAAGCAACCAAACAACGAGCTGAGAACATGGAGAAGCAAGCAGGCGGCGATTGGGTCCAGGAGGACTGGGTGGACTTTGCCGCAACTGAGCCTGAATCGTTACAACCACAAACCGGTGATCCAGCTCAGCCTCCTGCAGAGCCGTCTGACGTCCACTCCGCACAAATGGATAAATCTCTGAAAGCTCTCAGAGACGAGATCCGGTCTGTGCGCATCGCTAACACAGAGCtagagaagcagctgcaggaaactCAGGCCAGTCTGTCACTGAAAGAGGCTGAATTGCAGGATTTGGGCGACGAGCTGCAAGcgctgagagaaaaagaaaaacagattgaCGCGCTCTCAGAGGAAATTGGTGATCTTCGAGAAAAGTATTGTCAAGCTGAGTCTCATGCAGAAACCCTAAAAGCAGAGATGGAAGCTGCAACCAACGCGGCATCTGCAGATTCCACAGCCTCCATCGCGAATCTTCAGGCTGAATTGGAAGACTTCAAGCAGTTCATCGATAACAAGAACCACGAGATAATGGACCTGAGTCAGCAGCTAAGTGAGCAGAACGCTCTCATTCACTCAATGCAAGATACAGTGTCTCAGAAGGATCAACTAATCGATTCTTTACAGACAGAATTAAAGGTTGAGCAGGAAAAAACCCAGAGGTTAGAGGTCGAGGTTCCACTGAagcaagaggaagaaaaagacagcGAGGCAAAGATCCAGCAGATTCAGCGAAAACTTCAGGCTGCTCTGATCTCTCGCAAAGAGACCCTGAAAGACAATAAAACCAAGAAGGAGCAGCTAGCGTCGACTGAGAAGCTCATGgccgagctgcagcagaaactggAGTCGGCAGAAgatgagctggagaagctgagaGCAGAAAGGCTAAAGCTGATCGATGAGGTTGATCGTATGTTACTTGAGAACCAAAGCCTTGGATCGTCCTGCGAGAGCCTCAAACTGGCCATGGAAGGCATAGTGAATGAGAAAGACGCTTGTAAGAGAGAAGTGGAGTTGGCACAAGAAGAGGCCGCCAGGGTGAGCAGAGAATGGAAGGAGAAGGTTCAAGGCATGAAGGACGAGTACGAGACTTTGCTCAAGTCTTATGAAAACGTGAGTGACGAGGCGGAGCGAGTGAGGCGCGTCCTGGAAGCTGCCAGACAGGAGAGACAAGAGTTGGCTGCCAGAGTGAGGACAAATGAGGTGAAAAGGCAAGAGGCTGAGCGGCAGGCGGAGGAGTCGCAGAAAGAGGTGGATTCGGTGAAAGACAAAATGAGGAAATTTGCcaaaacaaagcagcacaaaATTCTGGAGTtagaggaggagaatgaaaaACTTAGAGAGATGCAGGAGAAGCCTGTAAGAAAACGAGTGGACCACTCTCTCAAAGCTGAGGTTGAAAGACTTGAAGAAGAGATGGAGGCTCTGAAAGTTGAGCTGGAAGCcacagctgcagaaaaacactcTTTAGGGCAGCAGGTGGAAGAACTGAGGGAACGGGTTGGCCaaataagagagaaagaggagagtgaAATCCAAGTGGCTCCACTCAGCTCTGCTGCAGTTGTAGAAGAGGTTGTCACTGCACAGAAATCAGACACAATCATGACCAAAGCTGAGCCTGATGAGACTCAgtatgaagaaaaagaaagactaGAGGAGACTCCAGATGAACAAATAGTTGCAGCGTCTGCACCAGAAACACATTTGCAGcccacagaggagaaagaaaaggaggaaaagacagaaagtgtTCAAGCTTTGTTAGAGGCTAAAATGAAGGAGATGGAGGCAGCTGTTAACACAGAGAGAAGTCTGTGGCAAGAACGGGAGGCTGAACTCAAAGCTGAACTGGCCTCTCTTGAGCGACAGCTCCAGGAAAGTCAAGAGGAGCTGAGTCTTGCGGCTTCTCTAGAAAAAAACCTGCAAGAAAGTAAAGATAGAGAAAAGAGTCTGATTGACGAGGGTTCCAAGAGAGAAATTCAATTCAAAGAACTCCTCAGAAGCCTTGAAACGGACAAAGATAACCTGGAGGAGCGTCTGATGAACCAACTGGCCCAGCTCAATGGGAGTATTGCTGGTTACCAGCAAGAGACGGCCGACAACCGGGAGCACCTGACTGAACTTCAGCGGGACATGGAGAGGTTGGAGAGGGAGCGAGCTGAACTCGAAGCCGAGGCTCAGAGCGAGAGGGACCGGGCGTCCCGACTGGAAGAGGACATGAGGCaggcccagagagagagagacgaggcgGAGGCAGAGTCTGGTAagcagagggagctggagcAACAGCTGAGGTCTGCGCAGAGGGTCAGAGAAGGCAGCCAGAGCCGAGCCCGTCAGCTGGAGGAACTGCTGAGGGAGAAGCAGCGGGAGGTGCGGCAGCTGCAGAACGACAGCATCCAGTACCAGGAGAGGATCAGTGAACTGGACCGGGAAGCGAAGGCGCTGCAGCACAGCCACGACGAGCTCAAAAACAAACTGGAACAGTCCCAGCTGGAGACTTCCACAACTCGAGAGAGCCTGAAGAAGATCGAGGAAGAGTTGGTTAGCTGTACATCTCAATTGGATGACGTCCAGAAACAGTTGAGCGAGGCCTTAGCTGAGAAAACAACTTTAGAACAGAGCGCCCAGCAGAAAGAGGCCTCGTTAAAGGCTGAGGCGGAGCAAACGCTCGACTCTGTGAGGCTCAGGCTGGGAGCTGAACTGAAGGACATTGagctgaggctggaggaggCCTACAGAGACCAGGAAAAGCAAGAGGAGGCAACTCAGGAGGCCAGAGGGATGGCAGAGGGAGCGGAGAGACGAGCCCAAGAGATGCAAGCCCGTCTAGACGAGTCTCTGGCCAGGTTAGCCGCCTTCTCACGCTGCATGTCCTCACTGCAAGATGACCGGGACAGAGTTTTGGATGAGGTCCGGCAGTGGGAGACTCGCTTTAATGGTGTACTGCAGGGTAAGGAGGCTGAAGTCCGGGAGgctgaaacacaagcaaagaacCTGGCAGAGCAGCTTCAGAAAGAGACTGGACTGAAAGAGGAACTTCAGCTTTCTGTGGACAG actaCAGAAAGCAGACAAAGACTGGCAGCTCAgactggaagaggaggaaaagaaagtcgCAGAGAGTCAAGCTGTCATCGAGGAAGATAAGAGCAGGCTTCAACAAACAACAGCTGAGTTGACGTCTGCACAAAATGAAGTCCGTGCTTTGACAGAAGAGCTGGAGGGTCTTCGTCACCGAGTCCAGGCTCTGGACGAGGCTGTCGGCCGGCTGCAGGGCGAAGTCGACAAGGCCAGGACTGagctgagggagagggaggcagaagaGAGGCGGCTGTGTCTGAACGTGGAGCAACTGGAGACAGACCTGAGGTCCTCAAAGGCCCTCACAGAGAGCCTGCAGACTGAGTTACatgagaaggaaagaagagaagtgGAAATGCTGGGGGAGAAGGAACAAGCTGTCGCTCAG gCTGCTGAGGAGGCTAGAAAGGAGGCGGACACCCGGGCACACGAAGCCgagaaggagctggagcagaggagagaagaagttCGGGATCTGGAAGAAAAACTGCGAAAGGTTGAGGAAGagagcaacaacagaaaaacccgGCTGGACTCATTCATGAAGGCCATGGGCTCCTTACAGGACGACAGAGACCGAGTCCTCAACATGTacaaacagctggaggagaaacacCTGCAG GTCATGTTGGAGAAGGATGTTCTGATCCAAGAAGCAGCGGGGGAGAACAACAGCCTGAAGGAGGAGCTGCGCTCTCTGCTGGTCCAGAGAGACGACCTGTACGCTGAAAAAGGCAAACTGTCGGCTCAGCTTCACGGCTACCGAGAGGAACTTAACCAAGTCCTGAGCATGAAGGACtcccaacacaaacagcttctgGCTGCTCAGAGAGAGCGGATCACCTCTCTGGAAAGGGAGCGGGAGGAATTTGAAAGTCAGTTAAAGAGCGTGAGCAGCGCCAGAGAGGCAGAGGTGGACGCAGTGAGGGTGGAGAGGCAGACTCTCAGTCAGTCTGCTGACAGTGGGACAGTGTCTCAGGTGAGAGATGCTCCTGGTGCAGAGGTGGAGAAGCtgagagagcagctgcaggcgGCGAGAGTACAAGTGGAGGCCTTAGAGGAGAGCCGATCAAAGGAGAGACAGGAGCAGAACAGCAACAGCAAAGAGCTGGCAGAGCTGCGATGGGAGGGAGGCGTGATGAGGACCGAGTCAGAGAACGCTCAGGAGAGGGTGGCCGAGCTCGCCAGAGACCTGCTGACCATCGAGCAGAAGCTGTTCGAAGAGAAAGAAGCGACGACGCTGCTGAGAGCGGAGAACCAGTCGTTTGCTAAAGCCATGGCCTCCCTCCAGGACAGCAGGGACCAGGCACTGAACAAGGCCCAGGAACTGAAcctgaagctggaggaggtgagCCAGGCAGGTGGCCCCGCGGTTCCCAGCAGCCCCGGAGGCTCCACTGGAGAAGTGTGGGGCCTGAAGAACGCACTGCAAGCCCTTCAAAATGACAGGGAGAGATTG CTGGAGCAGCTTCAAGCTCAAACGTCTGAGATGAAGAAGCAGAAGTCGGAGCTGGCGCGGCTGGGAGCAGGGGAGCTCATTAAAATCAGCCAGGAGCTGTTTGAGGAGAAGACGAAGAACGAAGACACGCTGGGCGTCCTCACGCAGCTGGAGAACATGGTGGAGACGGGCAAACAGGAAATAGAGACTCTCAG GCTGGAGCGTATTGACTGGATGGCTCAAGCGGAGCAGCTGAAACACCAGACCCTCGCCACGCTGTCGGAGAGGGACCATCAACTGCGACAGCTCACCGCCATGCTGGAGGAAGCTCGCACTCACAGGCCCAAACTCCAGCAGGAACACTATCAGAGAGAG GGCTCAGAGAAAGCGGACAGTCCTCCTGGAGCCCCGCAGGAGCGAAGCAGCCAGCTCGACATCCACACCTACATGGCTGAGGTCAAAGAGTTACAGCGGAG GCTGGATGAGGAGACGCAGCAGAGGATGGCGGCGGAGGAGCAGCTCATGGTCACACAGGATGGACTCAAACG tcaCAGCTCGGCTCAGTGGCATTCGACCCTGGAGGGGGATCACTCAGAGACGGCTGTTTTCATCGAGCCGCCGGAAGGAGCTGTCAAACGG AGTCGGAGAGGTGGACCGGGTTGGATGCGGATGCTGCGAGTGGCCTTCTGCGCTCGCCAGCGCACGCCTCTGCTGATCAGCCTCTATCTGCTCACTGTGCAcgtcctgctgctgatgtgtgtgGGCGGTTACCTCTGA
- the hcls1 gene encoding src substrate protein p85-like: MWKSVVGHDVKAQVAAEADDWETDPDFENDISEQEQRWGAKTIEGSGRQEHISVAELRSKVATEHEQGKKREHTPKASYGYGGKFGVEKDRMDKGAMGHDYVAKVKQHSSQTDAAQGFGGKFGVQKDRVDESAMGFEYKGEVQQHASQRDHSKGFGGKYGVEKDKVDKAALGYDYKGQTEKHQSQKDYAKGFGGKYGVETEKVDKAALGYDYKGETEKHQSQRDYSKGFGGKFGVEKDKVDKAALGYDYKGATEKHQSQKDYSAGFGGRYGVQADRQDKSAVGFSDIEAPSSAYEKTQPLEASSSGAGKLKARFENMAKASDEENRKKVDEERVRRQAREKREREEAKRRQQEQSSKEEERSPPPVPCVAPEYEMPAEIHHYMPEIQERPEPELEPEPEYEPEPEPEYEPEPEPEYEPEPEPEPEPEYESEPEPEPDDEPEYEEPPDLPPRSEDFLELEAPPLPDRSAEVEEDDGDYDAIAERPPPLPPVETDDNEYEDLTCGQKAIAIYDYQGEADDEISFNPDDVINNIEMIDEGWWKGECHGRTGLFPATYVQLM, from the exons ATGTGGAAGTCGGTCGTGGGCCACGACGTGAAGGCGCAGGTGGCTGCAGAGGCCGATGACTGGGAGACGGACCCTGACTTCGAG aaTGACATATCCGAGCAGGAGCAGCGCTGGGGAGCCAAGACCATCGAGGGCTCTGGACGTCAAGAACACATCAG CGTTGCGGAGCTCAGAAGCAAAGTGGCTACGGAGCACGAGcaggggaagaagagagaacACACTCCTAAAGCATCGTACGGATACGGAGGGAAGTTTGGCGTGGAGAAGGACCGAATGGACAAG GGGGCTATGGGTCACGACTACGTGGCCAAGGTCAAGCAGCACTCCTCCCAGACAGATGCGGCTCAAGGGTTTGGCGGGAAATTTGGTGTTCAGAAGGAccgtgttgatgag tcTGCCATGGGCTTTGAATACAAAGGGGAAGTGCAGCAACATGCGTCTCAGAGAG ATCATTCGAAGGGATTTGGAGGAAAGTACGGCGTGGAGAAGGACAAAGTGGACAAGGCCGCGCTGGGGTACGACTATAAAGGCCAGACGGAGAAGCACCAGTCGCAAAAAG ACTACGCGAAGGGATTTGGAGGAAAATACGGCGTGGAGACGGAGAAGGTGGACAAAGCGGCTTTGGGGTACGACTATAAAGGAGAAACTGAGAAGCATCAGTCACAAAGAG ATTATTCAAAGGGCTTTGGGGGGAAGTTCGGCGTGGAGAAGGACAAAGTAGATAAAGCAGCTTTGGGCTACGACTACAAAGGGGCGACGGAGAAACATCAGTCACAAAAAG ATTACTCAGCAGGTTTCGGGGGTCGATATGGAGTACAGGCCGATCGCCAAGATAAG AGCGCAGTCGGCTTCTCAGATATTGAAGCACCGTCCTCTGCttatgaaaagacacaaccCCTGGAGGCCT cgTCGTCAGGCGCAGGGAAGCTGAAGGCTCGTTTTGAGAACATGGCCAAAGCTTCAGACGAGGAGAACCGGAAGAAAGTTGATGAAGAGCGAGTGAGGAGACAGGCCAGAGaaaagagggagcgagaggaggcCAAACGTAGACAGCAG GAGCAGAGCAGCAAAGAGGAGGAACGTTCTCCACCTCCTGTTCCATGTGTGGCTCCAGAGTACGAGATGCCAGCGGAAATACACCATTACATGCCAGAGATACAAGAAAGACCAGAACCAGAGCTTGAACCTGAACCAGAATATGAGCCTGAGCCTGAACCAGAATATGAGCCTGAGCCTGAACCAGAATATGAGCCTGAGCCAGAGCCTGAGCCTGAACCAGAATATGAGTCAGAACCTGAGCCTGAGCCTGAT GATGAACCAGAGTACGAGGAGCCTCCAGATTTGCCTCCACGCTCAGAAGATTTCCTCGAACTTGAGGCCCCACCGCTTCCTGACAGGTcggcagaggtggaggaagatgaCGGGGATTATGATGCAATTGCTGaacggcctcctcctcttcctcctgtggaGACAG ATGACAATGAGTATGAAGACCTGACATGTGGACAGAAGGCAATAGCCATTTACGACTATCAGGGAG